The following proteins come from a genomic window of Cervus canadensis isolate Bull #8, Minnesota chromosome 3, ASM1932006v1, whole genome shotgun sequence:
- the HBP1 gene encoding HMG box-containing protein 1 isoform X2, with protein sequence MVWEVKTNQMPNAVQKLLLVMDKRASGMNDSLELLQCNENLPSSPGYNSCDEHMELDDLPELQAVQSDPTQSAIYQLSSDVSHQEYPRPSWNQNTSEISENTYRENEVDWLTELANIATSPQSPLMQCSFYNRSSPVHIIATSKSLHSYARPPPVASSKGEPAFPHHWKEQTPVRHERANSESESGIFCMSSLSDDDDLGWCNSWPSTAWHCFLKGTRLCFHKGSNKEWQNVEDFARTEGCDNEDDLQMGNHKGYGSDGLKLLSHEESVSFGESVLKLTFDPGTVEDGLLTVECKLDHPFYVKNKGWSSFYPSLTVVQHGIPCCEIHIGDVCLPPGHPDAINFDDSGVFDTFKSYDFTPMDSSAVYVLSSMARQRRASLSCGGPGGQDFERSGFSKNCGSPGSSQLSSSSLYAKAVKTHGSGTVSATSPNKCKRPMNAFMLFAKKYRVEYTQMYPGKDNRAISVILGDRWKKMKNEERRMYTLEAKALAEEQKRLNPDCWKRKRTNSGSQQH encoded by the exons ATGGTGTGGGAAGTGAAGACAAATCAGATGCCTAATGCAGTACAGAAACTCCTGCTAGTAATGGACAAGAGAGCTTCAGGAATGAATGACTCATTGGAGTTGCTGCAGTGTAATGAAAATTTGCCATCCTCACCTGGATACAACTCTTGTGATGAACACATGGAACTTG ATGATCTTCCTGAACTTCAGGCTGTTCAGAGTGATCCTACTCAATCTGCCATATACCAACTAAGTTCAGATGTGTCGCATCAAGAATACCCAAGACCATCTTGGAACCAAAATACCTCAGAAATATCAGAAAATACTTACCGTGAAAATGAAGTGGATTGGCTAACAGAACTAGCAAATATTGCCACCAGCCCACAAAGTCCACTTATGCAGTGCTCATTTTACAACAG ATCATCTCCTGTACACATCATAGCTACTAGCAAAAGTTTACATTCCTACGCACGCCCTCCACCGGTGGCCTCTTCTAAGGGTGAGCCGGCCTTCCCTCATCACTGGAAGGAGCAAACACCAGTCAGACATGAAAGG GCGAACAGTGAGTCGGAATCTGGCATTTTCTGCATGTCCTCCCTCTCAGATGATGACGACTTAGGGTGGTGCAATTCCTGGCCTTCAACTGCTTGGCACTGTTTTTTGAAAG GCACACGACTGTGCTTTCATAAGGGAAGCAATAAGGAATGGCAGAATGTGGAAGATTTTGCTAGAACCGAAGGCTGTGATAATGAGGACGATCTCCAGATGGGCAATCACAAG GGCTATGGTTCTGATGGTCTAAAGTTGTTATCACATGAAGAAAGTGTATCATTTGGTGAGTCTGTACTGAAGTTGACTTTTGATCCTGGTACAGTGGAAGATGGTTTACTTACTGTAGAGTGTAAACTGGACCACCCtttctatgttaaaaataaag GTTGGTCATCATTTTATCCAAGCTTGACTGTGGTTCAGCATGGCATTCCATGTTGTGAAATTCATATTGGTGATGTATGTCTACCTCCTGGACACCCCGATGCCATTAATTTTGATGATTCAGGTGTTTTTGATACATTTAAAAG ctatGATTTCACGCCTATGGATTCTTCTGCCGTTTATGTGCTAAGTAGTATGGCTCGTCAGCGTCGTGCGTCTCTGTCTTGTGGAGGACCTGGAGGTCAAGACTTTGAAAGATCTGGATTCAGTAAAAACTGTGGCTCACCGGGATCATCACAGCTCTCTTCCAGTTCTTTGTATGCTAAAGCTGTCAAAACCCACGGCTCAGGGACTGTGAGTGCCACTTCTCCTAACAAGTGCAAAAGACCAATGAATGCCTTCATGCTTTTTGCCAAAAAATACAGAGTTGAATATACTCAGATGTATCCAGGGAAAGATAACAG agCCATAAGTGTGATCCTTGGTGACaggtggaagaaaatgaagaatgaaGAGAGGAGGATGTATACATTAGAAGCAAAGGCTTTGGCTGAAGAACAAAAACGTTTAAATCCTGACtgttggaaaaggaaaagaaccaaTTCA GGCTCACAACAACATTAA
- the HBP1 gene encoding HMG box-containing protein 1 isoform X1: MATGLSEHHNMVWEVKTNQMPNAVQKLLLVMDKRASGMNDSLELLQCNENLPSSPGYNSCDEHMELDDLPELQAVQSDPTQSAIYQLSSDVSHQEYPRPSWNQNTSEISENTYRENEVDWLTELANIATSPQSPLMQCSFYNRSSPVHIIATSKSLHSYARPPPVASSKGEPAFPHHWKEQTPVRHERANSESESGIFCMSSLSDDDDLGWCNSWPSTAWHCFLKGTRLCFHKGSNKEWQNVEDFARTEGCDNEDDLQMGNHKGYGSDGLKLLSHEESVSFGESVLKLTFDPGTVEDGLLTVECKLDHPFYVKNKGWSSFYPSLTVVQHGIPCCEIHIGDVCLPPGHPDAINFDDSGVFDTFKSYDFTPMDSSAVYVLSSMARQRRASLSCGGPGGQDFERSGFSKNCGSPGSSQLSSSSLYAKAVKTHGSGTVSATSPNKCKRPMNAFMLFAKKYRVEYTQMYPGKDNRAISVILGDRWKKMKNEERRMYTLEAKALAEEQKRLNPDCWKRKRTNSGSQQH; encoded by the exons ATGGCGACGGGTTTG TCGGAGCACCATAACATGGTGTGGGAAGTGAAGACAAATCAGATGCCTAATGCAGTACAGAAACTCCTGCTAGTAATGGACAAGAGAGCTTCAGGAATGAATGACTCATTGGAGTTGCTGCAGTGTAATGAAAATTTGCCATCCTCACCTGGATACAACTCTTGTGATGAACACATGGAACTTG ATGATCTTCCTGAACTTCAGGCTGTTCAGAGTGATCCTACTCAATCTGCCATATACCAACTAAGTTCAGATGTGTCGCATCAAGAATACCCAAGACCATCTTGGAACCAAAATACCTCAGAAATATCAGAAAATACTTACCGTGAAAATGAAGTGGATTGGCTAACAGAACTAGCAAATATTGCCACCAGCCCACAAAGTCCACTTATGCAGTGCTCATTTTACAACAG ATCATCTCCTGTACACATCATAGCTACTAGCAAAAGTTTACATTCCTACGCACGCCCTCCACCGGTGGCCTCTTCTAAGGGTGAGCCGGCCTTCCCTCATCACTGGAAGGAGCAAACACCAGTCAGACATGAAAGG GCGAACAGTGAGTCGGAATCTGGCATTTTCTGCATGTCCTCCCTCTCAGATGATGACGACTTAGGGTGGTGCAATTCCTGGCCTTCAACTGCTTGGCACTGTTTTTTGAAAG GCACACGACTGTGCTTTCATAAGGGAAGCAATAAGGAATGGCAGAATGTGGAAGATTTTGCTAGAACCGAAGGCTGTGATAATGAGGACGATCTCCAGATGGGCAATCACAAG GGCTATGGTTCTGATGGTCTAAAGTTGTTATCACATGAAGAAAGTGTATCATTTGGTGAGTCTGTACTGAAGTTGACTTTTGATCCTGGTACAGTGGAAGATGGTTTACTTACTGTAGAGTGTAAACTGGACCACCCtttctatgttaaaaataaag GTTGGTCATCATTTTATCCAAGCTTGACTGTGGTTCAGCATGGCATTCCATGTTGTGAAATTCATATTGGTGATGTATGTCTACCTCCTGGACACCCCGATGCCATTAATTTTGATGATTCAGGTGTTTTTGATACATTTAAAAG ctatGATTTCACGCCTATGGATTCTTCTGCCGTTTATGTGCTAAGTAGTATGGCTCGTCAGCGTCGTGCGTCTCTGTCTTGTGGAGGACCTGGAGGTCAAGACTTTGAAAGATCTGGATTCAGTAAAAACTGTGGCTCACCGGGATCATCACAGCTCTCTTCCAGTTCTTTGTATGCTAAAGCTGTCAAAACCCACGGCTCAGGGACTGTGAGTGCCACTTCTCCTAACAAGTGCAAAAGACCAATGAATGCCTTCATGCTTTTTGCCAAAAAATACAGAGTTGAATATACTCAGATGTATCCAGGGAAAGATAACAG agCCATAAGTGTGATCCTTGGTGACaggtggaagaaaatgaagaatgaaGAGAGGAGGATGTATACATTAGAAGCAAAGGCTTTGGCTGAAGAACAAAAACGTTTAAATCCTGACtgttggaaaaggaaaagaaccaaTTCA GGCTCACAACAACATTAA